From Bacillota bacterium, one genomic window encodes:
- a CDS encoding aldehyde dehydrogenase family protein, with protein sequence EICQEAGVPEGVVNVVPGGDEAGAALVAHPGVPKISLTGEVETGRKVMAAAAAHLKRVTLELGGKSPNIVFEDAPLEQAVEGALFGVFLNAGQVCQAGTRILVQRSIYGEFVERLAARAAQLRIGPGSDPETDVGPVISAEQLEKVRRYVKRGQEEGARLVAGGRRPAGLERGYFHELTVFADVQPAMGIAREEIFGPVAAVIPFHGEPDAVRLANETIYGLAAGVWTKDVKRALRMARAVRAGTVWLNSYQLLSPTVPFGGFKASGVGRQLGRQAVEAFLETKTVIADLTEPGIRYF encoded by the coding sequence GAGATCTGCCAGGAGGCCGGCGTGCCGGAAGGGGTCGTCAACGTCGTGCCGGGCGGGGATGAGGCCGGAGCCGCGCTGGTGGCGCACCCCGGGGTGCCCAAAATCTCGCTCACCGGCGAAGTGGAGACCGGGCGCAAGGTGATGGCGGCCGCCGCGGCTCACCTCAAGCGGGTGACGCTCGAACTGGGAGGCAAGTCCCCCAACATCGTCTTTGAGGATGCGCCGCTCGAACAGGCGGTGGAGGGGGCCCTTTTTGGCGTCTTTTTGAACGCAGGCCAGGTCTGCCAGGCGGGCACGCGCATCCTGGTGCAGCGTTCCATCTACGGCGAGTTCGTGGAACGCCTCGCCGCCCGCGCCGCGCAGCTCCGCATCGGCCCGGGCAGCGACCCCGAGACCGACGTCGGCCCCGTCATCAGCGCCGAACAGCTCGAGAAGGTGCGGCGCTACGTGAAGCGGGGGCAGGAGGAAGGGGCGCGCCTGGTGGCGGGGGGCAGGCGCCCGGCGGGGCTGGAGCGGGGATATTTCCACGAACTCACCGTCTTCGCCGACGTCCAGCCTGCCATGGGCATCGCCCGCGAGGAGATCTTCGGGCCGGTGGCGGCGGTGATCCCCTTCCACGGCGAACCGGACGCTGTGCGACTCGCCAACGAGACCATCTACGGGCTTGCGGCCGGGGTGTGGACGAAAGACGTCAAGCGGGCGCTTCGGATGGCGCGGGCCGTCCGGGCGGGCACGGTCTGGCTGAACAGCTACCAGCTGCTGTCGCCGACGGTGCCGTTCGGCGGGTTCAAGGCCAGCGGCGTCGGGCGGCAACTGGGGCGGCAGGCGGTGGAGGCGTTCCTCGAGACCAAGACGGTGATTGCCGACCTCACCGAGCCCGGGATCCGTTACTTCTGA
- a CDS encoding 2-hydroxyacid dehydrogenase, with protein MKIVAVLPASERLSQQEAMLRGLFSGHEAVVVTDRAGLEAHLSTVEVLVSTAFTPLPAQMLQKARRLRFIQVAGVGVDHIDIEAAGQLGITVACVAGANAASVAEHVIMVMLALLRGLVPAHQAMAEGQWPLPAWMGRAREVGGKTVGIVGMGRIGREVAARLLPFGAAVLYYDVRRLSAGDEDALGVAFAPLDVLLRQSHVVTLHLPLTPETRGVIGREQLQAMRPGSWLINAARAELVDEPALVEALQSGPLAGAAIDVFSPEPPPPGHPLRRLPNVLLTPHGAGVTVEAQERIAQGAVQNLLRFLDGRPLADVVVAGSR; from the coding sequence ATGAAGATCGTGGCGGTGCTGCCTGCGTCGGAGCGGCTCTCGCAGCAGGAGGCCATGCTCCGGGGGCTGTTCTCGGGGCACGAGGCGGTGGTGGTCACCGACCGGGCCGGCCTGGAGGCGCACCTATCGACGGTTGAGGTGCTGGTCTCGACGGCGTTTACCCCGCTTCCCGCCCAGATGCTGCAGAAGGCCCGGCGCCTGCGCTTCATCCAGGTGGCCGGCGTGGGCGTCGACCACATCGACATCGAGGCCGCCGGGCAGCTCGGCATCACGGTGGCGTGCGTCGCCGGCGCCAACGCGGCCAGCGTCGCCGAACACGTGATCATGGTGATGCTGGCCCTGCTGCGGGGCCTGGTGCCAGCTCACCAGGCCATGGCCGAGGGGCAGTGGCCGCTGCCGGCGTGGATGGGCAGGGCCCGGGAAGTGGGCGGCAAGACGGTGGGCATCGTGGGGATGGGACGCATCGGCCGGGAGGTGGCAGCCCGCCTCCTGCCGTTTGGCGCCGCCGTGCTCTACTACGACGTGCGGCGCCTGAGCGCAGGGGACGAGGACGCGCTGGGCGTGGCGTTCGCCCCGCTTGACGTGCTGCTGAGGCAGTCTCACGTGGTCACGCTCCACCTGCCGCTCACCCCCGAGACCCGGGGGGTCATCGGCCGGGAGCAATTGCAGGCCATGCGGCCGGGTTCGTGGCTCATCAACGCGGCCCGGGCGGAACTCGTGGACGAACCGGCGCTGGTGGAGGCGCTCCAGAGCGGGCCGCTGGCCGGAGCGGCCATCGACGTCTTCTCGCCGGAGCCCCCGCCGCCCGGCCACCCGCTGCGGCGGCTCCCCAACGTGCTGTTGACCCCGCACGGGGCGGGCGTCACGGTCGAGGCGCAGGAGCGCATCGCGCAGGGCGCTGTCCAGAACCTGCTGCGCTTCCTGGACGGCCGCCCGCTGGCGGACGTGGTGGTAGCGGGCAGCCGCTGA